In Ostrinia nubilalis chromosome 10, ilOstNubi1.1, whole genome shotgun sequence, a single genomic region encodes these proteins:
- the LOC135075659 gene encoding uncharacterized protein LOC135075659 has product MEELEEQPMWAIRQASRQVLRVSRRNQKYGMTDYRRSIETSRIDPDTIADIPNKLKNKSALTLHDLHILKNILIDDENYIEIVLSTNGALRGLIRELSGRDVKRQCAAAGCLCNLALGDTKACVAIAKAGGHYLTPALDSTTELAVTSAWALGNIAGAGARSCELLCELGAAGKLAELLGRRDAADAAVYALTHVAYQMKSTLSVEYVARIIEAYSKLELNLETCRLLFYLSCHEELHPNHLPHRLLLKLLDATAVSMERHVMGTCKRSDVYCELLYLLRTLANISVTKVNSDLVLEYLIDKKLLEYFKTIIATDNAIIKLSSLWLLGNLFNSSGETLFEEFIGAN; this is encoded by the exons atggaGGAATTAGAAGAACAACCAATGTGGGCCATCAGACAAGCTAGTCGGCAAGTGCTTCGAGTTAGTCGTCGAAACCAGAAATACGGCATGACCGATTATCGCAGATCTATTGAAACTTCGAG AATCGATCCTGATACAATAGCAGATATAccaaataaattgaaaaataagtCAGCATTAACTTTGCATGATCTGCACATTTTGAAAAATATCCTGATCGATGATGAAAATTATATCGAGATTGTTTTGAGTACTAATGGAGCTTTAAGAGGATTAATTAGAGAATTATCTG GGAGAGATGTGAAAAGGCAGTGCGCTGCTGCAGGGTGCCTTTGTAACCTGGCCCTGGGAGACACCAAAGCGTGTGTTGCCATCGCGAAGGCAGGCGGTCACTACTTAACTCCGGCTCTGGACAGTACTACTGAATTGGCT GTGACGTCAGCGTGGGCCCTCGGCAACATCGCGGGGGCGGGCGCACGATCGTGCGAGTTGCTATGCGAGCTGGGCGCCGCGGGCAAACTGGCAGAGCTACTGGGCAGGCGGGACGCGGCGGACGCTGCGGTATACGCGCTCACGCACGTCGCTTACCAGATGAAAAGTACCCTGAG cgTAGAATATGTCGCCCGAATAATTGAAGCGTACTCCAAATTGGAACTGAACCTGGAAACGTGTCGGCTCCTCTTCTATTTGTCCTGCCATGAAGAGCTCCATCCAAACCATTTGCCGCACCGACTTCTGCTCAAACTCCTGGATGCCACGGCCGTGAGTATGGAACGACACGTCATGGGCACATGCAAACGATCCGACGTGTACTGTGAACTATTGTATCTACTTCGAACGCTAGCCAACATATCCGTGACAAAAGTGAACAGTGACTTAGTGCTCGAATATCTTATCGATAAAAAATTgttagaatattttaaaacaatcatagCGACCGATAATGCCATTATAAAACTGTCATCCTTGTGGTTGTTAGGCAATTTGTTCAATAGCTCTGGTGAAACTTTGTTTGAAGAATTTATTGGCGCCAATTAA
- the LOC135075657 gene encoding uncharacterized protein LOC135075657 isoform X1, with product MLLSAPPLPSMGAPQPAPRSLSRYLPQWSGSAILIAGGSDGVVDLKKSTPPEQPSSSTSNGGSGFIIGGDAVARVAHLEHSVRFLQEQHRQMLSGLHSEIEALRERNRDLQFQLIFNKESSPKPATPAQEECSESTEEANLKREVTRLEREAAAARSEARAAEARALQLQRLLDAQTEKMRELESQQCSTCLSSERAAALSPGAAETRAELRARLSDAERLVRRLRADAERQRRELQCMKNSLHASLRASGLDGYGYQNNYHFPPVPTPDFWREPLREDFNVMGSRGRSTRRPLTLPELSGQQIHRSTVYGNNHTRSRANGYEHKNKKAHAPNGEASENKSPEEQQPEMHRLKCTNEFAQSPRRILDPYATYPELKVVVTKLIPQEKAQNTTTDAARPRARRQHHRKHAPDHT from the exons ATGTTACTCAGTGCGCCGCCCCTGCCTAGCATGGGGGCTCCGCAGCCGGCTCCCCGCTCGTTATCACGATATTTGCCGCAGTGGAGCGGATCGGCGATACTGATCGCAGGGGGTTCAGATGGTGTGGTAGAT TTGAAGAAGTCGACCCCCCCAGAGCAGCCGAGCAGCAGTACCAGCAATGGCGGGAGCGGCTTCATCATCGGCGGCGACGCCGTGGCCCGGGTCGCGCACCTGGAGCACAGCGTCCGCTTTCTGCAGGAGCAGCACCGGCAGATGCTCAGTGGACTCCACTCGGAGATCGAGGCTTTGAGGGAGAGAAACAGAG ATTTGCAGTTTCAATTGATCTTCAACAAGGAATCTTCACCGAAACCTGCAACTCCCGCGCAAGAAGAATGCAGCGAAAGTACCGAG gaAGCGAATTTGAAACGAGAAGTGACTCGTCTGGAGCGAGAGGCGGCAGCGGCTCGCAGCGAGGCGCGCGCGGCTGAAGCAAGAGCTCTGCAGCTGCAGCGGCTGCTGGATGCGCAGACTGA AAAGATGCGCGAGTTGGAGTCCCAGCAATGCAGCACGTGCTTGTCCAGCGAGCGCGCGGCGGCCCTGTCCCCGGGCGCGGCAGAGACGCGAGCAGAGTTGCGCGCGCGGCTGTCGGACGCCGAGCGGCTGGTGCGCCGCCTGCGCGCCGACGCCGAGCGCCAGCGCAGAGAG TTGCAGTGTATGAAGAATTCACTGCACGCGAGCCTGCGCGCCAGCGGGCTCGACGGATACGGATATCAAAACAACTACCACTTCCCGCCCGTGCCCACGCCGGACTTTTGGCGCGAACCGCTGAGAGA GGACTTCAACGTGATGGGGTCCCGGGGGCGCAGCACCAGGCGGCCGCTCACGCTGCCCGAGCTCTCGGGCCAGCAGATCCACCGCTCCACCGTTTATGGCAATA ATCATACACGGTCGCGAGCGAATGGATACGAGCACAAGAACAAAAAGGCGCACGCGCCGAACGGCGAGGCGAGTGAAAATAAGAGTCCCGAAGAGCAACAGCCAG AAATGCACCGTTTAAAATGCACGAACGAATTTGCGCAATCGCCACGTAGAATATTGGACCCTTACGCTACGTACCCAGAGTTGAAAGTTGTGGTTACCAAACTCATACCACAAGAGAAGG CCCAGAACACGACGACAGACGCGGCGCGACCGCGGGCGAGGCGCCAACACCACCGCAAGCACGCCCCGGACCACACATAA
- the LOC135075657 gene encoding uncharacterized protein LOC135075657 isoform X2, with protein sequence MASKVLVPTAPFAKLQLKKSTPPEQPSSSTSNGGSGFIIGGDAVARVAHLEHSVRFLQEQHRQMLSGLHSEIEALRERNRDLQFQLIFNKESSPKPATPAQEECSESTEEANLKREVTRLEREAAAARSEARAAEARALQLQRLLDAQTEKMRELESQQCSTCLSSERAAALSPGAAETRAELRARLSDAERLVRRLRADAERQRRELQCMKNSLHASLRASGLDGYGYQNNYHFPPVPTPDFWREPLREDFNVMGSRGRSTRRPLTLPELSGQQIHRSTVYGNNHTRSRANGYEHKNKKAHAPNGEASENKSPEEQQPEMHRLKCTNEFAQSPRRILDPYATYPELKVVVTKLIPQEKAQNTTTDAARPRARRQHHRKHAPDHT encoded by the exons ATGGCGTCCAAGGTCCTCGTGCCGACTGCTCCATTTGCGAAATTGCAA TTGAAGAAGTCGACCCCCCCAGAGCAGCCGAGCAGCAGTACCAGCAATGGCGGGAGCGGCTTCATCATCGGCGGCGACGCCGTGGCCCGGGTCGCGCACCTGGAGCACAGCGTCCGCTTTCTGCAGGAGCAGCACCGGCAGATGCTCAGTGGACTCCACTCGGAGATCGAGGCTTTGAGGGAGAGAAACAGAG ATTTGCAGTTTCAATTGATCTTCAACAAGGAATCTTCACCGAAACCTGCAACTCCCGCGCAAGAAGAATGCAGCGAAAGTACCGAG gaAGCGAATTTGAAACGAGAAGTGACTCGTCTGGAGCGAGAGGCGGCAGCGGCTCGCAGCGAGGCGCGCGCGGCTGAAGCAAGAGCTCTGCAGCTGCAGCGGCTGCTGGATGCGCAGACTGA AAAGATGCGCGAGTTGGAGTCCCAGCAATGCAGCACGTGCTTGTCCAGCGAGCGCGCGGCGGCCCTGTCCCCGGGCGCGGCAGAGACGCGAGCAGAGTTGCGCGCGCGGCTGTCGGACGCCGAGCGGCTGGTGCGCCGCCTGCGCGCCGACGCCGAGCGCCAGCGCAGAGAG TTGCAGTGTATGAAGAATTCACTGCACGCGAGCCTGCGCGCCAGCGGGCTCGACGGATACGGATATCAAAACAACTACCACTTCCCGCCCGTGCCCACGCCGGACTTTTGGCGCGAACCGCTGAGAGA GGACTTCAACGTGATGGGGTCCCGGGGGCGCAGCACCAGGCGGCCGCTCACGCTGCCCGAGCTCTCGGGCCAGCAGATCCACCGCTCCACCGTTTATGGCAATA ATCATACACGGTCGCGAGCGAATGGATACGAGCACAAGAACAAAAAGGCGCACGCGCCGAACGGCGAGGCGAGTGAAAATAAGAGTCCCGAAGAGCAACAGCCAG AAATGCACCGTTTAAAATGCACGAACGAATTTGCGCAATCGCCACGTAGAATATTGGACCCTTACGCTACGTACCCAGAGTTGAAAGTTGTGGTTACCAAACTCATACCACAAGAGAAGG CCCAGAACACGACGACAGACGCGGCGCGACCGCGGGCGAGGCGCCAACACCACCGCAAGCACGCCCCGGACCACACATAA